From one Planococcus citri chromosome 3, ihPlaCitr1.1, whole genome shotgun sequence genomic stretch:
- the LOC135841321 gene encoding large ribosomal subunit protein eL37A-like, with translation MTKGTSSFGKRRNKTHTLCRRCGRSSYHIQKSECAQCGYPSKKLRHFNWSIKAQRRKTTGTGRLRHLKIVRRKFRNGFREGGQAKPRKS, from the exons ATG ACGAAAGGAACCTCAAGTTTTGGTAAGCGTCGTAATAAGACCCACACTCTTTGCAGAAGATGCGGTCGATCTTCATACCATATTCAAAAGTCCGAATGTGCTCAGTGTGGATATCCCAGCAAAAAGCTTAGACACT TTAATTGGAGTATTAAAGCCCAAAGAAGGAAAACTACCGGAACTGGACGTTTACGACATTTGAAAATCGTACGAAGGAAGTTCAG GAATGGATTCCGTGAAGGAGGACAGGCAAAACCTAGAAAATCGTGA
- the LOC135840442 gene encoding uncharacterized protein LOC135840442: MSHSNDFAERMSISPSTSTQCPENSSPMSNMPNNMKTLCSKIISSCRRSSGASCSMTPENKYCRSSSPFIRRKGPFNPFNRNLKERLENPIFSPNVFSTVISPSQDSEVFKWTIDDLSRINPVPIEEDVHCDEHTDEKTEMEMQNSIDRYFTKTHMPSPWSCKLPTCWDSLREIFKAEGTICSNEYSNMSVSQSSPVSFSLSRLELVSNDSLNLSQDASTQTALSLPLDLPESINTALKPYSTENNADDINLSLNSLRRKLFFQQEDDKLLSPVRFCSSINGSPMVNRCYPSTPLFRSRSEDSPMQKFSTPDLSPIGPCRDKSCARVDAKTPLKALENNQCTELKLEETPNTKRFNQECSKVFESPKLTGNLRRNRKRRRSLSSDMNTSVSYSSFLAKQKISSSKRSFGESRMLCDTTNDAFTESQDTGYQTESVYHYTFGAEKNFPSHSLNIRSLALECWKNGDEENRRVESTPTHQ; encoded by the exons ATGTCTCATTCAAACGATTTTGCCGAAAGAATGTCCATTTCTCCTTCTACCAGTACTCAGTGTCCTGAAAATTCTTCACCAATGTCCAATATGCCTAATAATATGAAAACTTTGTGTTCCAAAATCATATCTTCGTGTAGGAGAAGTAGTGGAGCGTCATGTTCCATGACTCCTGAAAATAAATACTGCAGGTCAAGCTCTCCGTTCATAAGGCGTAAGGGTCCTTTCAATCCATTTAATCGAAATCTAAAAGAACGTTTAGAAAATCCTATTTTTAGCCCTAATGTGTTTTCTACTGTTATTAGTCCTAGTCAG GATTCTGAAGTGTTCAAATGGACAATCGATGATCTCTCAAGAATAAACCCGGTTCCAATTGAAGAAGATGTTCATTGCGATGAACACACTGATGAGAAAACAGAAATGGAAATGCAGAATTCTATTGATAG ATATTTCACTAAAACGCATATGCCTAGTCCATGGAGCTGCAAATTACCGACATGCTGGGATAGtttgagagaaattttcaaagcagaAGGTACCATTTGTTCAAATGAATATAGCAATATGTCGGTATCTCAATCTTCTCCGGTTTCATTTTCACTCTCGCGTTTGGAATTGGTTTCTAATGATAGCCTGAATTTATCTCAAGATG CTTCAACTCAAACGGCCCTGAGCTTACCTCTTGATTTACCTGAATCTATCAACACCGCATTGAAGCCATATTCTACCGAG AATAACGCGGATGATATaaatttgagtttgaattcgttgagaagaaaattatttttccaacaagAAGATGACAAATTGCTGTCTCCTGTCAg attttgtaGTAGTATAAATGGAAGTCCTATGGTAAAT AGATGCTACCCTTCCACGCCATTGTTTCGTAGTCGTTCTGAAGATTCTCccatgcaaaaattttccaccccTGATCTTTCACCTATCGGTCCTTGCCGTGATAAATCGTGTGCTAGAGTCGACGCGAAAACGCCGTTGAAAG CTCTAGAAAATAATCAGTGTACCGAATTGAAACTGGAAGAAACACCCAACACTAAACGTTTCAATCAAGAATGTTCCAAAGTTTTCGAATCTCCGAAATTGACGGGAAATCTTAGACGCAACAGAAAGCGACGCAGGTCGTTGTCTAGCGATATGAACACGTCCGTTTCTTACTCGTCGTTTCTtgccaaacaaaaaatttcttccagcAAACGATCATTTGGAGAATCTCGCATGTTATGTGATACTACGAACGACGCTTTTACCGAATCTCAAGATACTGGATATCAAACTGAAAGCGTCTATCATTACACATTCGGCGCTGAGAAAAATTTCCCCAGTCATAGTTTAAACATAAGGTCGTTAGCGTTGGAATGTTGGAAAAATGGAGATGAAGAAAATCGTCGAGTGGAATCTACTCCGACACATCAGTGA